One genomic window of Rubrobacter aplysinae includes the following:
- a CDS encoding DNA-3-methyladenine glycosylase family protein, producing the protein MPEHRPQDPASRPDVEAGFEHLRAGPDPVIAALVSRIGPLDRTRRRRGRPKDAYGALVRSIVGQQLSTKAARTIYERLTALFGGRTPSPAEVLAAGEADLRAAGLSGRKAEYLRELARHAESGELDLGSLHLLTDEEVADRLVAVRGLGRWTADMFLMFHLDRPDVLPVGDLGIRRAAQKAYSLSEMPSPGELRGLSHPWRPHRTLACIYLWESLDAPPEDGPGG; encoded by the coding sequence TTGCCAGAGCATCGCCCCCAGGACCCCGCCTCTCGTCCCGACGTAGAGGCGGGTTTTGAGCATCTACGCGCCGGTCCAGACCCGGTGATAGCCGCGCTCGTGAGCCGGATCGGGCCGCTGGACCGCACCCGCCGCCGTAGGGGCCGTCCCAAAGACGCCTACGGCGCGCTGGTACGCTCCATAGTAGGGCAGCAGCTCTCCACGAAAGCTGCCCGCACCATCTACGAGCGCCTGACCGCCCTGTTCGGAGGCCGTACCCCTTCGCCGGCCGAGGTGCTCGCCGCCGGAGAAGCAGATCTCCGCGCCGCCGGGCTTTCCGGCCGCAAGGCCGAGTATCTCCGGGAACTCGCCCGCCACGCGGAGTCTGGGGAGCTGGATCTCGGCTCGCTGCACCTCCTCACCGACGAGGAGGTTGCGGATCGGCTCGTCGCGGTCCGGGGACTCGGCCGGTGGACCGCCGACATGTTCCTGATGTTCCACCTGGATCGCCCCGACGTACTCCCGGTCGGAGACCTCGGCATCCGCCGCGCCGCACAAAAAGCCTACAGTCTTTCCGAGATGCCTAGCCCCGGCGAATTGCGCGGCCTTTCCCACCCCTGGCGTCCACACCGCACCCTGGCCTGTATCTACCTGTGGGAGTCACTGGACGCCCCGCCGGAGGATGGGCCGGGAGGTTAG
- a CDS encoding MFS transporter: MLTFVLVSAAGESGGGQPVHRNHNLRIIFAVTLMAVMGAAVITPALPEVSEELGLSAGRVGLLLTVFTLPGVALTPVLGILSDRLGRKRVLVPSLFLFGIAGGACALAPGIEALLILRFLQGCGAAALGTINVTMIGDIFSGNDRDTAMGYNSSILSLGTGSYPAIGGALAILGWHYPFALPLVAVPVGLLVLFFLHNPEPEGGESLKQYFRDIRDSLKDRRTAGLLGATLVTFVILYGPQITYLPILLDGSFGASPLLVGLILSSASFTTALTSLQLGRIARIVDGMTLVRIAFVLYAVALSAIPLMPALPYLLIPTVIFGVAQGINLPNIFSLLAGSTSSESRGALLALNGMGLRLGQTIGPLVMGASAAALGITGAYYAAAGLAATMFLVALVIIRQPA, encoded by the coding sequence GTGCTAACTTTCGTCCTCGTGAGCGCGGCGGGAGAGAGCGGGGGCGGGCAACCGGTCCACAGGAACCACAACCTGCGGATCATCTTCGCCGTGACCCTGATGGCCGTCATGGGGGCGGCCGTTATAACCCCGGCGCTGCCGGAGGTCTCGGAAGAGCTTGGACTCTCAGCAGGCCGGGTCGGGCTGCTGCTCACGGTGTTTACCCTGCCGGGGGTAGCGCTGACTCCGGTTCTCGGTATCCTCTCGGACCGGCTCGGACGCAAAAGGGTGCTCGTGCCCTCCCTGTTTCTTTTCGGTATCGCCGGTGGCGCGTGCGCGCTGGCTCCGGGTATAGAGGCGCTGCTGATCCTGCGCTTTCTACAGGGCTGCGGCGCCGCGGCGCTCGGCACGATCAACGTGACCATGATCGGCGACATCTTTTCCGGCAACGACCGCGATACGGCGATGGGCTACAACTCCAGTATCCTCTCCCTGGGCACGGGTAGCTACCCGGCGATTGGCGGCGCTCTCGCCATACTGGGCTGGCACTACCCTTTCGCTCTACCCCTGGTGGCCGTCCCCGTGGGCCTGCTGGTGCTGTTCTTCCTGCATAACCCCGAGCCGGAGGGCGGGGAGAGCCTCAAACAGTATTTCAGAGACATCCGGGACAGCCTCAAGGACCGGCGCACCGCCGGGCTGCTGGGCGCCACGCTGGTCACGTTCGTGATCCTGTACGGGCCCCAGATCACGTACCTCCCGATCCTGCTCGACGGCTCCTTCGGCGCCTCGCCCCTGCTGGTCGGTCTGATCCTGTCGAGCGCGTCCTTCACCACGGCCCTGACCTCTTTGCAGCTGGGACGTATCGCCCGAATCGTGGACGGAATGACTCTCGTGAGGATCGCGTTCGTGCTGTACGCCGTGGCGCTATCCGCAATACCCCTGATGCCCGCGCTCCCGTATTTGCTCATACCCACCGTGATCTTCGGGGTCGCGCAGGGGATAAACCTCCCGAACATCTTCTCCCTGCTCGCCGGGTCCACCTCCTCCGAGAGCCGGGGCGCACTGCTAGCCCTGAACGGCATGGGCCTCCGTCTGGGCCAGACCATCGGGCCGCTCGTCATGGGTGCCTCGGCCGCCGCGCTGGGCATTACCGGTGCCTACTACGCCGCCGCCGGGCTGGCCGCCACCATGTTTCTCGTCGCCCTCGTCATTATCCGCCAGCCTGCTTGA
- a CDS encoding NUDIX hydrolase: MTQPDQENDADTAPNGSPGGFESRLRAATATPFEGWREVYESFSPVDLETGHRRPRTPPPNNGSRRAAVLIPVIPHAGGAHVLYTLRKGHLQDHAGQISFPGGGMEPSDGSLLETALRETREEVGLPRAEIEILGQLEEMYIPPSDYRVSPFVGLLPTRAELALAPEEVEEIFTVPLADLMSGSAFQRVPWSRDGRRYEVPVFAVDGVTVGGGGTLRRYEIWGATAAMTAGLLCRLGWSPG, from the coding sequence GTGACGCAACCGGATCAGGAAAACGACGCCGACACCGCACCGAATGGCTCGCCCGGGGGCTTCGAGTCCCGGCTGAGGGCCGCGACCGCGACCCCTTTCGAGGGCTGGCGCGAGGTGTACGAGAGCTTCTCGCCCGTGGACCTCGAAACCGGCCACAGACGCCCCAGGACTCCGCCGCCGAATAACGGCTCCCGCCGCGCCGCCGTGCTGATACCCGTGATACCCCACGCCGGGGGGGCGCACGTCCTGTACACGCTCAGAAAAGGCCACCTGCAGGATCACGCGGGGCAGATCTCATTCCCCGGCGGCGGCATGGAGCCTTCCGACGGCTCGCTGCTGGAGACGGCGCTACGCGAGACCCGCGAGGAGGTTGGTCTCCCGCGAGCGGAGATCGAGATCCTCGGCCAGCTGGAGGAGATGTACATTCCCCCGAGCGACTACCGGGTAAGCCCGTTCGTCGGCCTGCTGCCCACCAGGGCGGAGCTTGCGCTCGCCCCCGAAGAGGTGGAGGAGATCTTCACCGTGCCCCTCGCGGACCTGATGTCCGGCAGCGCCTTCCAGCGGGTCCCGTGGAGCCGCGACGGCCGCCGCTACGAGGTGCCGGTCTTCGCCGTGGACGGCGTCACCGTCGGCGGCGGGGGGACGCTGCGGCGGTACGAGATCTGGGGCGCAACCGCCGCGATGACCGCCGGGCTCCTGTGCCGCCTCGGCTGGAGTCCAGGCTAA
- a CDS encoding NAD(P)/FAD-dependent oxidoreductase, whose protein sequence is MSKLVNTGLAVGGTALAFGALRRALNPSPRYAPWEKPRYDQFEEKVLVVGGGFGGYSAATKLMEKIKSRNDVGVLVLAKDNFFTFWPMVPGIVSSDIDSRNVAQPLRRALVFAGASFRRAELQSVDTENKTVTAGGRDFPYDHLVLSLGGQPNFFGIPGVEENSLKMKGVEDAERIRNRVIERFEEVSMMRGDVPDSKLTFVVIGAGATGVETASEIHSLVHEALAPDYPNIDANRVRIILLEGLPNILPEIDPALQNAARGQLVHKRIEVRTGTLAREITEDRVKLNDDTEIYTENVVWTAGNRPNSAISELGLPYDERNGIKVDEYMRVEDTPGVWAIGDCAAVPDGKGNFSPPTAQAANQQGYAVADNILKTIDGREEEMAHFEYKPIGQLVEIGGDFAVNEVMGVRFTGLWAALFWRAAYLFRLQSPQSKARIAADWILGLFMRPAVTQLRGSDE, encoded by the coding sequence ATGAGCAAGTTGGTGAACACCGGTCTGGCGGTAGGCGGGACCGCGCTGGCATTCGGGGCTCTCAGGAGGGCTTTGAACCCGAGCCCCCGCTACGCGCCGTGGGAGAAGCCCCGGTATGATCAGTTCGAGGAGAAGGTGCTGGTCGTGGGGGGTGGCTTCGGGGGTTACTCGGCGGCCACGAAGCTCATGGAGAAGATCAAGTCGCGCAACGACGTGGGCGTCCTGGTGCTCGCTAAGGACAACTTCTTTACCTTCTGGCCGATGGTGCCGGGCATCGTCTCCAGCGACATAGATAGCCGGAACGTGGCCCAGCCCCTGAGACGGGCTCTGGTCTTCGCCGGGGCGAGCTTCCGGCGGGCCGAGCTGCAGAGCGTGGACACGGAGAACAAGACCGTGACCGCCGGGGGCCGGGACTTCCCGTATGACCATCTCGTGCTTTCTCTCGGTGGCCAGCCCAACTTCTTCGGCATACCGGGTGTGGAGGAGAACAGCCTGAAGATGAAGGGCGTCGAGGACGCAGAGCGAATCCGCAACCGCGTGATCGAGCGCTTCGAGGAAGTCTCGATGATGCGGGGCGACGTGCCGGACTCCAAGCTGACCTTCGTCGTGATAGGCGCCGGAGCGACGGGCGTGGAGACCGCATCCGAGATCCACTCCCTGGTCCACGAGGCGCTCGCCCCGGATTACCCGAACATAGACGCCAACCGGGTCAGGATCATCCTGCTCGAAGGGCTGCCGAACATCCTGCCGGAGATAGACCCCGCCCTGCAGAACGCGGCCCGGGGGCAGCTCGTACACAAGAGGATAGAGGTCCGTACCGGGACGCTGGCGCGGGAGATCACCGAGGACCGCGTAAAGCTCAACGACGACACCGAGATCTACACCGAAAACGTGGTATGGACCGCCGGAAACCGGCCAAACTCCGCGATCTCCGAGCTCGGCCTGCCTTACGACGAGCGCAACGGCATCAAGGTGGACGAGTACATGCGCGTGGAGGACACGCCGGGCGTGTGGGCCATCGGCGACTGCGCCGCCGTGCCGGACGGCAAGGGCAACTTCTCGCCGCCCACCGCGCAGGCCGCCAACCAGCAGGGCTACGCCGTCGCGGATAACATCCTGAAGACGATAGACGGCCGCGAAGAGGAGATGGCCCACTTCGAGTACAAGCCTATCGGTCAGCTCGTCGAGATCGGCGGGGATTTTGCCGTCAACGAGGTCATGGGCGTCCGCTTCACCGGCCTCTGGGCCGCGCTTTTCTGGAGGGCGGCCTACCTGTTCCGCCTCCAGAGCCCGCAGAGCAAGGCCAGAATCGCGGCGGACTGGATCCTCGGCCTCTTCATGCGTCCCGCTGTTACCCAGCTCCGGGGCTCCGACGAGTAG
- a CDS encoding inositol-3-phosphate synthase, translated as MQRTDHAEEPERSSGRLGVLIPGLGSVATTFAAGLDLIRRGETDPVGSLTQLGVIRDAAGEKARRIKDIVPLSSVGDIVVGGWDVVADDGYEAARAAGVLSEAHLESARECLRAIEPMAAVFDPRYVSRLEGSHVKSYTSLREAAELVREDIREFKRVNGLDRVVMISCASTEAYAQPRKAHHGLEDFERALEESDPAISPAMIYAYAAIREGVPYANGAPSLAVEIPALLQLAAELGVPVAGKDFKTGQTLIKTILAPGIRARALGLEGWFSTNLLGNRDGMVLEDPESHKSKEVSKLSALESILDPGLYPELYESMSHTVDINYYPPRGDAKEGWDNADLTGWLGYPMQIKINLLARDSILAAPLVLDLALLLDLARRSGMGGVQDWLSFYFKSPMTPEGLHPEHDLFRQLHRLEQELVAISEVS; from the coding sequence ATGCAACGAACGGATCATGCGGAAGAGCCGGAGCGGTCCTCCGGCAGGCTCGGGGTGCTGATTCCGGGGCTGGGCTCCGTGGCCACGACGTTCGCCGCCGGGCTGGACCTGATCCGGCGTGGAGAGACCGACCCCGTCGGCTCCTTGACCCAGCTCGGCGTTATCCGGGACGCCGCCGGGGAGAAGGCGCGAAGGATAAAGGATATCGTCCCGCTCTCCAGCGTCGGAGATATCGTAGTCGGCGGCTGGGACGTCGTCGCCGACGACGGGTACGAGGCCGCGAGAGCCGCCGGCGTGCTCTCCGAAGCCCACCTGGAGTCCGCCCGTGAATGCCTCCGGGCCATCGAGCCCATGGCGGCCGTCTTCGACCCCCGTTATGTGAGCCGGCTGGAGGGGTCACACGTAAAGAGCTACACGTCTCTGCGAGAGGCAGCGGAGCTCGTGCGGGAGGACATCCGTGAGTTCAAGCGGGTCAACGGCCTGGACCGGGTGGTCATGATCTCCTGCGCCTCGACCGAGGCCTACGCCCAACCCCGGAAGGCCCACCACGGCCTGGAGGACTTCGAGCGGGCGCTCGAAGAGTCGGACCCCGCGATCTCGCCGGCCATGATCTACGCTTACGCCGCCATCCGGGAGGGGGTTCCCTACGCCAATGGCGCGCCGAGCCTGGCCGTCGAGATACCCGCCCTGCTACAACTCGCCGCAGAGCTCGGTGTCCCCGTGGCCGGGAAGGATTTCAAGACCGGCCAGACCCTCATAAAGACCATCCTCGCCCCCGGAATTCGCGCCCGGGCGCTCGGGCTCGAAGGCTGGTTCTCGACCAACCTCCTCGGCAACCGCGACGGCATGGTGCTAGAAGACCCGGAGAGCCACAAGAGCAAGGAGGTCTCCAAGCTCTCCGCTCTCGAGAGCATCCTGGACCCCGGCCTATACCCCGAGCTGTACGAGAGCATGTCCCACACCGTGGACATCAACTACTATCCGCCTCGCGGCGACGCGAAGGAGGGCTGGGACAACGCGGACCTCACCGGCTGGCTCGGGTACCCGATGCAGATCAAGATAAACCTCCTCGCCCGCGACTCCATCCTCGCCGCCCCGCTGGTGCTGGACCTCGCGCTACTTCTAGATTTGGCCCGGAGATCCGGCATGGGAGGCGTCCAGGACTGGCTCTCCTTCTACTTCAAGAGCCCGATGACCCCGGAAGGCCTACATCCCGAGCACGACCTCTTCCGACAACTCCACCGCCTGGAACAGGAGCTGGTCGCCATCTCGGAAGTCTCTTGA
- a CDS encoding secondary thiamine-phosphate synthase enzyme YjbQ, translated as MRVSDVRVETGERYQLISITGEVRRAVREAGVEDGFCVISSTHTTAAVTVNEDADRDVPRDLAAACRAFLNALDVRFDHAEGNSDSHLLTSLFGPSQSLLVRNGEPDLGRWQGIFLAEFDGPRTRTVRVAIGEA; from the coding sequence ATGCGGGTAAGTGACGTAAGGGTGGAGACCGGAGAGCGGTACCAGTTGATCTCCATAACCGGCGAGGTTCGGCGCGCAGTGCGGGAGGCCGGGGTAGAGGACGGTTTCTGCGTGATCTCCTCGACTCACACCACCGCAGCCGTAACCGTAAACGAGGATGCCGACCGCGACGTTCCCCGCGACCTGGCCGCCGCCTGCCGGGCGTTTCTAAATGCCCTGGACGTGCGCTTCGATCACGCCGAGGGTAACAGCGACTCCCATCTGCTCACGAGCCTCTTCGGGCCGTCGCAGTCCCTGCTCGTCCGCAACGGCGAGCCGGACCTCGGTCGCTGGCAGGGTATCTTTCTGGCTGAGTTCGACGGCCCCCGCACGAGGACCGTACGGGTCGCGATTGGGGAGGCCTGA
- a CDS encoding metal-sulfur cluster assembly factor: protein MLTEERVRDQLRNVIDPEIGMDLVELGLIYDVEVHEDGRHVDVKFSLTSPMCPVGDMIQEQVETETLAIEGVETTNTQLTFEPMWSPEMMSPAAKLFFGR from the coding sequence GTGCTAACCGAAGAGCGCGTGCGGGATCAGCTTAGAAACGTCATAGACCCCGAGATCGGGATGGACCTCGTGGAGCTTGGTTTGATCTACGACGTCGAGGTCCACGAGGACGGCCGTCACGTGGACGTGAAGTTCTCCCTGACGAGCCCCATGTGCCCCGTGGGGGATATGATCCAGGAGCAGGTAGAGACCGAGACCCTGGCGATAGAGGGTGTGGAGACCACCAACACCCAGCTCACCTTCGAGCCCATGTGGAGCCCGGAGATGATGAGCCCGGCCGCCAAGCTATTCTTCGGCCGGTAG
- a CDS encoding alanine/glycine:cation symporter family protein, protein MEDLLGGLSGYIWGNSLFGVTGLLVPLLLGVGILLTIMLRGLQFRELGSALNLALVKRREATSEGDISHYQALATALAGTLGTGNIGGVGAAILIGGPGALFWMWVTALFGMATKYSEAVLGVKYRDTDAVGEKAGGPMFYLSRGIGGRLGRTLGTLFAVFAAIAAFGIGNAVQSFETSSAVNQAFGVPLWITGLVLTVGAGIVILGGIRWIGRFTSFFVPLMAVLYILSAALIILLNITQVPGAIAVVVSDAFTGTAAVGGFAGVSFVAVLSSGVARGIFSNESGLGTGGIAAAAAQTTSSVRQGAVSMTQTFIDTIVVCSFTGLAIVTAGVWSGSGYEGSGARVTQAAFSESLGSFGTVLLAVGLALFAFSTLITWAYYGERNMVYLFGRGGVLPYRLVFIAVIFIGARFGSTEGALSPAWLFADVMNGLMALPNLVGLLILAGVVVRETRSYFRGGNTLLSETSGEDGPRVR, encoded by the coding sequence ATTGAAGACCTACTTGGGGGGCTAAGCGGGTATATTTGGGGTAACTCTCTGTTTGGGGTAACGGGACTGCTGGTGCCGTTGCTGCTCGGGGTTGGCATCTTGCTCACCATAATGTTGCGTGGGCTACAGTTCCGAGAACTCGGCTCCGCTTTAAATCTGGCGCTGGTCAAAAGAAGAGAGGCTACCAGCGAGGGCGATATATCTCACTATCAGGCGCTGGCTACGGCGCTCGCTGGTACGCTCGGTACGGGTAACATCGGCGGTGTGGGTGCCGCGATACTGATCGGTGGCCCCGGCGCGCTGTTCTGGATGTGGGTAACCGCCCTGTTCGGCATGGCGACGAAGTACTCCGAGGCCGTGCTGGGCGTAAAGTACAGGGACACGGATGCCGTCGGTGAGAAGGCCGGGGGGCCTATGTTCTACTTGAGCCGGGGCATAGGAGGCCGACTAGGACGTACCCTGGGTACGCTGTTCGCGGTGTTTGCCGCAATCGCGGCGTTCGGTATAGGTAACGCCGTGCAATCTTTTGAGACCTCTTCAGCGGTAAACCAGGCATTCGGAGTCCCCCTCTGGATCACCGGACTTGTGCTAACTGTGGGCGCCGGAATCGTGATCCTGGGCGGCATACGCTGGATAGGAAGGTTCACCTCATTCTTTGTTCCTCTCATGGCAGTCCTCTACATACTCTCAGCCGCTCTGATAATTTTGCTCAACATAACCCAGGTTCCAGGGGCCATCGCGGTCGTGGTATCCGACGCTTTCACTGGCACCGCAGCTGTCGGCGGTTTTGCGGGAGTTAGCTTCGTCGCGGTGCTCTCTTCTGGTGTTGCCCGGGGCATCTTCTCCAACGAGTCTGGTCTCGGTACCGGCGGGATAGCTGCGGCGGCGGCCCAGACCACCTCGTCGGTGCGTCAGGGGGCGGTCTCGATGACCCAGACCTTTATAGACACGATAGTAGTCTGCTCGTTTACCGGTCTTGCCATAGTTACCGCTGGAGTATGGAGTGGCAGTGGCTACGAAGGCTCCGGTGCTAGGGTCACGCAAGCGGCGTTCTCCGAGTCGCTTGGGTCCTTTGGCACTGTGCTGCTCGCCGTCGGGCTTGCTCTCTTCGCCTTCTCTACACTCATCACCTGGGCCTACTACGGAGAGCGCAACATGGTGTACCTGTTCGGCCGCGGCGGCGTGCTACCTTACCGTCTGGTCTTTATAGCCGTTATCTTTATTGGGGCGCGGTTTGGCTCCACTGAAGGTGCCCTTAGCCCCGCTTGGCTTTTCGCCGACGTTATGAACGGCCTCATGGCGTTGCCGAACCTTGTAGGTCTCCTGATACTCGCCGGGGTCGTGGTTAGAGAGACGAGGAGCTACTTCAGAGGAGGTAACACGCTACTCTCCGAAACCTCGGGTGAAGACGGCCCCCGGGTAAGGTAG